A genomic window from Prunus persica cultivar Lovell chromosome G2, Prunus_persica_NCBIv2, whole genome shotgun sequence includes:
- the LOC109947648 gene encoding uncharacterized protein LOC109947648 isoform X2, whose amino-acid sequence MKCASAIISSKSWLEATVAGIGKFLSRFSFPKSLQGLSCEKLDDPSSEPHGGAQEKSFEIHDAPSDELLWGSTNYRCYLLGSLSCINFTHPHLASLVLSKGLDRSRRNHYSRSWKPQLRLMIWESLDEDYSNSDRTALFKATKEEINSRKAKRNLELHSRLERSF is encoded by the exons ATGAAGTGTGCAAGTGCAATCATTAGTTCTAAAAGCTGGTTAGAAGCTACGGTTGCTGGGATTGGTAAGTTTTTGAGTCGGTTCTCCTTCCCAAAGAGTTTACAGGGCTTGAGCTGTGAAAAGCTTGACGATCCATCTTCTGAACCTCATGGTGGCGCTCAAGAGAAGTCTTTTGAGATTCACGATGCACCATCTGACGAGCTCCTTTGGGGAAGTACAAATTATCGATGCTACTTGCTTGGTTCTCTATCTTGCATTAATTTCACTCATCCCCATCTTGCATCCTTGGTTCTATCTAAGGGCCTGGATAGATCCAGACGAAATCATTACTCTAGGAGTTGGAAACCCCAATTGCGGTTGATGATTTGGGAAAGTCTCGATGAAGATTATAGCAACTCAG ACAGAACTGCTCTTTTCAAAGCTACAAAGgaagaaatcaactctagaaaagcaaaaagaaaccTGGAACTTCATTCCCGTCTAGAGAGAagcttctga